A region of Vitis riparia cultivar Riparia Gloire de Montpellier isolate 1030 chromosome 1, EGFV_Vit.rip_1.0, whole genome shotgun sequence DNA encodes the following proteins:
- the LOC117911999 gene encoding 2-hydroxy-palmitic acid dioxygenase mpo1-like has protein sequence MMKRIGFFDLENHFAFYGAYHSNRINIAIHMMCVWPILFTALLLLYFTPSLFNLPPFELSLSGYKVVLLFNIGFLLTLIYSVFYVRFDPRAGSLAAFLCLICWVSSSFIASRLGFLLAYKVVLVVQLLCWTGQFIGHGIFEKRAPALLDNLAQAFLMAPFFVLLEALRASGYEPYPGFHARVQAKIEAEINEWQDKRQTLIS, from the exons ATGATGAAGAGGATTGGATTTTTCGATCTTGAGAATCATTTTGCGTTCTATGGGGCTTATCATAGCAATCGAATCAACATAGCCATACACATGATGTGTGTTTGGCCTATCTTATTCACTGCCCTTCTTCTTCTCTACTTCACGCCTTCTCTGTTCAACCTCCCACCCTTTGAGCTTTCCCTATCAGGATACAAAGTTGTCCTGCTTTTTAATATTGGGTTTCTGTTGACTCTGATCTATTCCGTGTTTTACGTCCGTTTTGATCCGAGAGCTGGCTCCTTGGCCGCTTTCCTCTGTTTAATTTGTTGGGTCTCTAGCAGTTTCATTGCAAGTCGACTTGGGTTTCTTCTGGCCTATAAG GTTGTTCTAGTGGTTCAATTATTATGTTGGACCGGACAGTTTATTGGCCATGGGATCTTTGAG AAACGAGCACCGGCTCTTTTGGACAACCTCGCTCAAGCATTTTTAATGGCTCCCTTCTTTGTGCTTCTGGAG GCTCTTCGGGCCTCAGGTTATGAGCCATACCCAGGATTTCATGCAAGAGTGCAAGCAAAGATAGAAGCTGAAATCAATGAATGGCAAGACAAAAGGCAGACATTAATTTCCTAG